TCGACGTGACGTCGACGCGGCTGCTCATCGCCGTGCCGTCGGCGTCGGGGCTGCCGTGCGCGCCGCCGTCGGTCGCGCGCATCGTGGTCCGGCGCACGAGTGGCGGCGTGGTGGACTCGGTCGTCGGCGAGGCGCCGCTCGACCCCGCGACGCCGCGCATCCTGGCGATCGGCCAGCGCGCCGTGCTCGCGCGGCCGGACGAGCTGCGGTGCACGCGGCTGGAGCATGGTGGCGAGTTCGTCGTGTCGATCTACGACGCGAGCACGACCGCGCCGGGCGGCGTCGCCGCGCAGCTTCGGGGGCGGTCGATGGGCGGCACGATCGCCGTGCGCGCGCCCGTCGCCGTGCGCGCGGCCGCGGCGGCGCCGCGCGTGCAGCCCGATCCCGTCGCCCTCGCGCACGCGGTGCACCTGGCGCGCGAGCGCACGCGCCTGAGGGCGTTAGGCGCGCGCGCCGTGGCGCCGCCGCCCCGCCGCCCGCTCGGCGCGCGCGCGGTGGCCGTGCCGGCGGTCGGCGACGTGGTGACGCTGAACGCGATGTACTTCGACTGCGCCGCGCCGACGCCGGTGCGCGCGCGCGTCGCCGCGGTCGGCGCGCACAGCCTCGTGGTCGAGGACACGGCGGCCGCCGGCGCGGGGTCGCGCGACGCGCTGTACCGCGACCTCGCCGACGAGTTCGATCGCGTCATGCTTCCGATCGTGACGACGTACTTCGGCGATCCGCTCGCGCTCGACGCGAAGTTTGGCGGCGACGGCCGCGTGCGGATCCTGTTCACGCCGTACGTGACGGACAGCGTGCCGAACACGTTCGGCTTCATGACGGGATGCAACTTCGTGCCGAAGACGCAGCTCGCGTCGAGCAACGAGGCCGCGGTGTTCTACGCGCGCCTGCCGCTCGGCGTGGAGACGGCCACCGAATGGCGACGGCAGCTGCGCGCGACGCTCGTGCACGAGACGAAGCATCTCGCCGCGTACGCGGAGCGGTTCGCGCGCGCGGGGGCGGGGCAGCCCGTGCTCGAGGAGACGTGGCTCGAGGAGGCGACGGCGCGCGTGGCCGAGGAGCTGTACGCGCGCACGTTCTCGGGCGCGACGTGGAAGGGGAACGCGGCGTTCGCGCCGACGGTCGGCTGCGAGCTCACGTCGTGCGACGGCCGTCCGATCGCGATGCTGAAGCACTTCTCCGCGCTCGGCGACTACTACGCGCGCGTCGACTCGCTCACGCCGCTCGGTCCCGTGTCGCGCTTCGACGGGTCGTTCTACGGCAGCGGGTGGCTGCTCGTGCGGTGGGCGGCGGACAACTTCGCGTCGGACGAGGCGGCGTTCTTCCGCGCGCTCACCACCGAGACCGCGGTGACGGGGATCCAGAACCTCGTGCGCCGCACCGTGCGCGCGCCGTACGACATGCTCCCCGACTGGTCGCTCGCGCTCGCGGTGGACGATCGCCCCGGCTTCACGCCGCGCGACGCGACGCTGACGATCCCGAGCTGGAACACGCGCGACGTGTTCCGCGGTCTCAGCGCCGCGAACCCGATCGGCTTTCCGCGGCCGTTCCCGCTGCTCGAGCGCACGGCGTCGTTCGGCGACTTCGTCGTCGACGTGCCGCTGCTGCGGTCGTACACGTCGGCGTTCGTCGAGCTGTCGGGGCCCGTGGGGACGAAGCAGCTCCTCTCGCTGCAGGCGCCGACGGACGTGGGGCTGGCGATCGTGCGGGTGCGGTGAGCGGCGCGCGCGAGTCCGACTCCTCGACGGGCCGACCCTCCCAAGGTTTCGGATAGCGGATCAGCGGATTCGCGAATCCGCTGACCCGCTTACCAACACACGAGGGGTTTTCTCCGGCGAGGCGATGTGAGATCGAGCCGCGATGCTCGGCGCCGCGATCCCGGGATCCGGTGTGCGTCGGATTGGTACCGCGGCTCGATCAGCGCACAGCACCTTGGGCGAAGGGGGGGGAGCCCCCCCCTGGTAACTGCGATCCGGCGCGCCGTGTCCCGTGGCGGATCGTCCCGCTGTCGAACGTCCCGCCGTCAGTCGTCCCGCCGTGCGTCGTCCCGCCGTTGATCGTCCCGCCGTACCACGCCGTTAGGCCAGCGCGTCCAGCCCCGGCTGCTCCACGACCCCGCGCAGGTACTGCCCGTAGCTCGACTTCCCGCACGCGTCGGCGAGCCGCAGCAGCTGCGCCCCATCGACGTATCCCGCGCGGAACGCGATCTCCTCCGGCGATGCGATCATCAGCCCCTGCCGCGACTGGATCGCCTCGATGAACGCGGAGGCCTCCTGCAGCGACCGGTGCGTCCCCGTGTCGAACCACGCGTAGCCGCGGCCTAGGACCTCCATGCGCAGCGTGCCGCGTTCGAGGTACGCCGCGTTCACGTCCGTGATCTCGAGCTCCCCGCGCGCCGACGGCCGCAGGCCCGCCGCGATCGCCGGCGCGTCGGCATCGTAGAAGTACATCCCCGTCACCGCGTACGGCGACCGCGGCGTCGCCGGCTTCTCCTCGATCGACAGCACGCGGCCGGCGGCGTCGAGCTCCGCGACGCCGTAGCGCTGCGGGTCCGCCACGCGATAGCCGAAGATCGTCGCGCCGTCGCGCTGCGCGGCGGCGCGCCGGAGCAGGGCGATGAGGCCACCGCCGTAGAAGATGTTGTCGCCCAGCACGAGTGCCGCGCCCTCCCCGCCGAGGAAGTCGCGGCCGATGACGAGCGCCTGCGCGATGCCCGCCGGCGTCGGCTGCTCCGCGTAGCGGAAGCACATCCCCCACTGCTCGCCGTTGCCTAACAGATCCTGGAACCGCGGCAGGTCGTGCGGCGTCGAGATCACGAGCACCTCGCGGATCCCCGCCAGCATGAGCGCCGACAGCGGGTAGTAGATCATCGGCTTGTCGTACACCGGCAGCAGCTGCTTGCTGACGACGCGCGTGAGCGGGTACAGGCGCGTCCCCGAGCCGCCGGCGAGGAGGATTCCTTTCACGCGCGCGCCGCGAGCCCCAGCCGCTCGCCCCGATAGACGCCGGAACGCACGCGCGTCCACCACCACGCGTTGTCGATGTACCACGCCACCGTGCGCCGCAGCCCGTCCTCGAACGACACGCTCGCGCGCCACCCCAGCTCGCGCTCGATCTTCGACGGGTCGATCGCGTAGCGCAGGTCGTGTCCCGGCCGGTCGTCGACGAACGTGACGAGCGCTCGGCGCGAGCCGAATCGCGCGTCGGGGCGCAGCTCGTCCACGAGGTCGCACACCGCGTGCACGACGTCGAGGTTGCGGCGCTCGCTCCGGCCGCCGATCGCGTACGTCTCGCCCGGCCGTCCGCGCTCCAGCACCGCGACGAGCGCCGCGGCGTGATCCTCCACGTACAGCCAGTCGCGCACGTTCTCGCCGCGCCCGTACACCGGCAGCCGCTCGCCGGCGAGCGCGTTGAGGATCGTGAGCGCGATGAGCTTCTCCGGG
This DNA window, taken from Gemmatirosa kalamazoonensis, encodes the following:
- the rfbA gene encoding glucose-1-phosphate thymidylyltransferase RfbA → MKGILLAGGSGTRLYPLTRVVSKQLLPVYDKPMIYYPLSALMLAGIREVLVISTPHDLPRFQDLLGNGEQWGMCFRYAEQPTPAGIAQALVIGRDFLGGEGAALVLGDNIFYGGGLIALLRRAAAQRDGATIFGYRVADPQRYGVAELDAAGRVLSIEEKPATPRSPYAVTGMYFYDADAPAIAAGLRPSARGELEITDVNAAYLERGTLRMEVLGRGYAWFDTGTHRSLQEASAFIEAIQSRQGLMIASPEEIAFRAGYVDGAQLLRLADACGKSSYGQYLRGVVEQPGLDALA